The following proteins are co-located in the Bradyrhizobium sp. AZCC 2176 genome:
- a CDS encoding ABC transporter ATP-binding protein, giving the protein MSAITLDHVSKNWGPMRAVDDVSLTAEEGSLLVLLGPSGCGKSTTLRLIAGLEQLDGGTITIGGTDVTNLTPAQRKISMVFQSYALFPHLSVAENIVFGLRVRRVSRAERDARLKRVADIVGLGHLLERKPSQLSGGQRQRVALGRAIIAEARVCLMDEPLSNLDAKLRHEMRTEIRALQQRLGMTMVYVTHDQTEAMTMADRVVLMRDGRVEQNGSPEELYNRPATAFTARFIGTPPMNLISQGDRLIGIRPEHIQIVAQDGQAARVKTVEHLGADSIILCEIAGQPVSVRQDGFSKAQPGDDVRLAWDAGHEHQFDQKSERRLEPMLNEARRIATG; this is encoded by the coding sequence ATGTCGGCGATTACGCTGGATCACGTTTCCAAGAATTGGGGTCCCATGCGGGCCGTCGACGACGTGAGTCTCACGGCGGAGGAAGGCTCGCTACTGGTGCTGCTCGGTCCATCGGGTTGCGGCAAATCCACGACGCTTCGCCTGATTGCAGGTCTTGAGCAACTCGACGGGGGCACAATTACGATCGGCGGCACGGACGTAACCAATCTCACGCCGGCCCAGCGCAAAATCTCCATGGTGTTCCAGTCCTATGCGCTGTTTCCGCATCTGAGCGTGGCGGAGAATATTGTCTTCGGCCTGCGCGTGCGGCGTGTGTCCCGCGCCGAGCGCGATGCGCGGCTCAAGCGTGTTGCGGATATCGTCGGCCTCGGACATTTGCTCGAGCGCAAGCCGTCTCAGCTGTCCGGCGGCCAGCGCCAGCGTGTCGCACTCGGACGTGCCATCATCGCCGAGGCGCGGGTTTGCCTGATGGACGAACCTCTTTCAAATCTCGACGCCAAGCTGCGTCACGAGATGCGGACCGAGATTCGGGCGCTGCAGCAGCGACTTGGAATGACGATGGTCTATGTGACGCACGATCAGACCGAGGCCATGACTATGGCAGATCGCGTCGTGCTGATGCGCGACGGCCGTGTCGAGCAAAACGGCTCACCGGAAGAATTGTACAATAGGCCAGCGACGGCATTCACGGCGCGATTTATCGGAACGCCGCCGATGAACTTGATCTCGCAGGGCGACCGCCTCATCGGCATTCGACCAGAGCATATTCAGATCGTGGCGCAGGACGGTCAAGCCGCGCGCGTAAAGACCGTCGAGCATCTGGGTGCCGACAGCATCATTCTGTGCGAAATCGCGGGTCAGCCGGTTTCGGTGCGGCAGGACGGTTTCAGCAAGGCCCAGCCAGGCGATGACGTCAGGCTGGCCTGGGACGCCGGCCATGAACATCAGTTTGACCAAAAATCGGAACGGCGGCTGGAGCCGATGCTCAATGAGGCAAGGCGTATTGCAACTGGCTGA
- a CDS encoding extracellular solute-binding protein, whose product MKKTAFMAVLLGVLALAAPAQAARVEVQWWHAMSGVLGDRLNELVEKFNASQDKYTVVAVAKGNYDEVTNGVIAAYRAKRPPEMVQIAERGYMTMLLSGAIVPVQDLLDQKGYKIDWPDFIKPVASFWSYKGRMSAMPFNSSTPIFWYNKEHFRKAGFDKPADTWQELEAQLYAIKAKGVSECGTVLPGDFYWSLLENYSAINNQPYGTLANGFGGLGTEFVYNKTKVVSQVARLKKWLDDGVLQIAGQGLSPEQLFTSGRCSTFVNSTASHGNIERNAKIEWSATFLPHENDINPPLNSTIGGGAIWVMKGHTPERYDAVAAFLDFVAQPETQVWWHGVTGYVPATSKAYALARERGYYKEHPTREIAVLQLSRGTPNDNSRGFRFGNFVQTMLAQRSEVEAVFTGQKQPQQAMDDAVKRGNEILRQFEKLNAGKDAEAGREPK is encoded by the coding sequence ATGAAGAAAACGGCATTCATGGCGGTTTTGTTGGGGGTTTTGGCATTGGCAGCACCTGCGCAGGCGGCACGCGTCGAGGTGCAATGGTGGCACGCCATGAGCGGCGTGCTGGGCGACCGGCTCAACGAACTTGTCGAGAAATTCAACGCCTCGCAGGACAAATACACCGTCGTTGCGGTCGCCAAGGGCAATTACGACGAGGTGACCAATGGCGTAATCGCGGCCTATCGCGCCAAGCGGCCGCCCGAAATGGTGCAGATCGCCGAGCGCGGCTACATGACGATGCTGCTCTCCGGCGCGATCGTGCCGGTGCAGGATCTCCTGGATCAGAAGGGCTACAAGATCGACTGGCCCGACTTCATCAAGCCGGTGGCGAGCTTCTGGAGCTACAAGGGCCGGATGTCGGCGATGCCGTTCAACTCCTCGACCCCAATCTTCTGGTACAACAAGGAGCATTTCCGCAAAGCGGGCTTCGACAAGCCGGCTGACACCTGGCAGGAGCTGGAGGCGCAGCTTTACGCCATCAAGGCCAAGGGCGTCAGCGAGTGCGGCACGGTACTGCCGGGCGATTTCTATTGGAGCCTGCTGGAGAACTACAGCGCCATCAACAACCAGCCCTACGGCACGCTCGCCAACGGCTTCGGTGGGCTCGGCACCGAATTCGTGTACAACAAGACCAAGGTGGTCTCGCAAGTCGCGCGCCTGAAGAAATGGCTTGACGATGGCGTCCTGCAGATCGCCGGCCAGGGTTTAAGCCCGGAGCAGTTGTTCACCTCCGGACGCTGTTCGACCTTCGTCAACTCGACCGCGTCGCACGGCAATATCGAGCGCAACGCCAAGATCGAGTGGAGCGCCACCTTCCTGCCGCACGAGAACGATATCAATCCGCCGCTCAACAGCACCATCGGCGGCGGCGCGATCTGGGTGATGAAAGGCCATACGCCGGAGCGCTACGACGCGGTCGCCGCTTTCCTCGATTTCGTCGCTCAACCGGAGACGCAAGTGTGGTGGCATGGCGTGACCGGTTACGTCCCGGCGACCAGCAAAGCCTATGCGCTGGCGCGCGAGCGTGGCTACTACAAGGAGCATCCGACTCGCGAGATCGCGGTGCTGCAGCTCTCGCGCGGCACGCCCAACGACAATTCGCGCGGATTCCGTTTCGGCAATTTCGTACAGACGATGCTGGCGCAGCGCAGCGAGGTCGAAGCGGTGTTCACCGGCCAGAAGCAGCCGCAGCAGGCGATGGATGACGCCGTCAAGCGTGGCAACGAAATCCTGCGGCAGTTCGAGAAGCTCAACGCCGGAAAAGACGCCGAGGCGGGCCGCGAGCCGAAATGA
- a CDS encoding ABC transporter permease subunit, whose amino-acid sequence MNASSPIASAPIWPESPAVQVAQPSGLARSQHPSPGATVAEHSPVTPRPIRARTPKRGQPDREPGLKRANFGREAGLPTLLLLPQLLILVCFFFIPSLRALMQSVLLSDPFGSNVQFVWFDNFKALFASGEYRQSIVTTIWFTVTQNVITLAVAVVLAFASDRVVRGRSVYRTLILLPYAIAPAIAGILWAFLFNPVVGPLAHMLHALGISWDPNRNPNDALWLVIMAASWKHICYDYIFLAVGLLAVPASLMEAAAVDGAGPIRRFFLIALPMLGPTVFFLAVMNFIYGFFETFAIIDAVTHGGPAGATNILVYKVYVDGFINLDLGSSAAQSVLLMTFALICTLLQFRYFDHKVNYGV is encoded by the coding sequence ATGAATGCAAGCTCGCCGATCGCAAGCGCGCCGATCTGGCCGGAATCGCCCGCGGTGCAGGTAGCGCAGCCTTCCGGCCTGGCCAGATCGCAGCACCCATCGCCCGGCGCAACCGTTGCCGAGCATAGCCCAGTGACGCCCCGGCCCATCAGGGCGCGGACGCCCAAGCGCGGCCAGCCCGATCGCGAGCCGGGGCTGAAGCGGGCGAATTTCGGCCGTGAGGCCGGCTTGCCGACGCTATTGCTGCTGCCGCAGTTGCTGATCCTGGTTTGCTTCTTCTTCATCCCGTCGCTGCGCGCGCTGATGCAGTCCGTGCTGCTGAGCGATCCGTTCGGCAGCAACGTCCAGTTTGTGTGGTTCGACAATTTCAAGGCGCTGTTCGCAAGCGGCGAATATCGCCAGTCGATTGTCACGACGATCTGGTTCACGGTGACGCAGAATGTGATTACGCTTGCGGTCGCCGTGGTACTGGCATTCGCCAGCGACCGGGTGGTGCGCGGACGTTCCGTCTACCGGACCCTCATCCTGCTGCCCTATGCGATCGCGCCCGCGATCGCCGGCATCCTGTGGGCGTTCCTGTTCAATCCTGTCGTTGGCCCGCTCGCACACATGCTGCACGCGCTCGGGATTTCCTGGGATCCCAACCGAAATCCGAACGACGCGCTGTGGCTTGTGATCATGGCGGCGTCATGGAAGCACATCTGCTACGACTACATCTTCCTGGCCGTCGGCCTTTTGGCGGTGCCGGCCTCGCTGATGGAAGCGGCTGCCGTCGACGGCGCCGGGCCGATACGGCGTTTCTTCCTGATTGCGCTTCCCATGCTTGGACCAACCGTCTTTTTCCTCGCCGTGATGAACTTCATCTACGGTTTCTTCGAAACCTTCGCCATCATTGATGCGGTCACCCATGGCGGGCCGGCCGGCGCGACCAACATCCTGGTGTACAAGGTCTATGTCGACGGCTTCATCAATCTCGACCTGGGCTCCTCGGCGGCGCAGTCGGTGCTGCTGATGACGTTCGCGCTGATCTGCACGTTGCTGCAATTCCGCTATTTCGACCACAAGGTCAACTACGGGGTCTGA
- a CDS encoding ABC transporter substrate-binding protein, with translation MILVRRTMLAATAVAVLFLGARPAAAVDLTMYYPVAVGGPVTKIIDDMVSRFEKENADIKVTAVYAGNYTDTMTKAMTAMKGGQPPQLSVLLSTDVFTLMDENAIVPMDSLVTDKTWFKEFYPAFMANGQIDGKTWSIPFQRSTIVLYWNKDAFKEAALDPEKAPATWDEMAEMAKKLVKKDASGNTTRWGVEIPTTGYAYWMLQALAIENGQKLMNEPGNEVYLTAPKTVGALDYWVDLSRKHNVMPTGTIDWATLRTDFLEGKTAMMWHTTGNLTAVKDAAKFNFGVAMLPAKERRGSPTGGGNFYIFKSASPEQQKAAVKFIQWMTAPERAAEWSMKTGYVAVSPAAYKTPAMEAYAKGFPAATVARDQLEHAVPELSVHENGRIYKFLGDAVQAAVTGAQKPQEALAAAQQQADRVLRAYK, from the coding sequence ATGATATTGGTTCGACGAACAATGCTGGCGGCGACTGCAGTCGCGGTGCTGTTTTTGGGCGCGCGTCCCGCTGCGGCTGTCGATTTGACCATGTATTATCCGGTCGCGGTGGGCGGACCGGTGACGAAGATCATCGACGACATGGTCTCCCGCTTCGAGAAAGAGAATGCGGACATCAAAGTGACCGCGGTCTACGCCGGCAACTACACCGATACGATGACCAAGGCGATGACGGCAATGAAGGGCGGTCAACCGCCGCAATTGTCAGTGCTGCTGTCGACCGACGTCTTCACGCTGATGGACGAGAACGCCATCGTGCCAATGGATAGTCTTGTCACTGACAAGACGTGGTTCAAGGAATTCTATCCGGCGTTCATGGCGAACGGACAGATCGACGGCAAGACCTGGAGCATTCCGTTCCAGCGCTCGACGATCGTGCTGTACTGGAATAAGGACGCCTTCAAGGAAGCGGCCCTCGATCCGGAAAAGGCGCCTGCGACCTGGGACGAAATGGCCGAAATGGCCAAGAAACTTGTCAAGAAGGATGCATCGGGCAACACCACGCGCTGGGGCGTCGAAATTCCGACAACCGGCTACGCCTACTGGATGCTGCAGGCGCTTGCCATCGAGAACGGCCAGAAATTGATGAACGAACCCGGTAACGAGGTTTATCTCACGGCACCAAAGACGGTGGGCGCGTTGGATTATTGGGTCGACCTGTCGCGCAAGCATAATGTGATGCCGACGGGCACTATCGACTGGGCGACGCTGCGCACCGATTTCCTCGAAGGCAAGACCGCGATGATGTGGCACACCACTGGTAACCTGACTGCGGTCAAGGACGCTGCCAAGTTCAACTTTGGCGTTGCCATGCTGCCTGCCAAGGAGCGGCGCGGTTCGCCGACCGGCGGTGGCAATTTCTACATATTCAAGAGCGCTTCCCCCGAGCAGCAGAAGGCCGCCGTGAAATTCATCCAGTGGATGACAGCTCCTGAGCGCGCAGCGGAGTGGAGCATGAAAACCGGTTACGTCGCGGTTTCTCCGGCGGCCTACAAGACCCCGGCGATGGAGGCGTATGCAAAGGGTTTCCCTGCCGCGACCGTTGCCCGTGATCAGCTTGAGCATGCCGTGCCGGAATTGTCGGTTCACGAAAATGGCCGCATCTACAAGTTTCTGGGAGATGCCGTGCAGGCGGCGGTCACCGGCGCGCAGAAGCCGCAGGAGGCACTTGCTGCTGCTCAGCAGCAGGCCGACCGCGTACTCCGCGCGTATAAATAA
- a CDS encoding endonuclease/exonuclease/phosphatase family protein, with product MRLVTWNIQCGKGCDGVTDLARIVAVAKEMADADVFCFQEVSSGFSKLDGDMDQSAQIAALLPGYLPVFRPAIETMDSANVLHQFGNMTLSRLPILQIANHLLPWPGAGAMRSMRRHALEVTVQAAFGALRIVNTHLEYHSAGQREAQITRLLDLQQEASTSPKVSDSQHNDPYGGQTVAASSLLCGDFNFDVSDSQHALIHQSVRSGLNYRDAWTICHPGQSRSPTCGLYDHAQWVDGPDCRDFIFTTEDLTGLVRRVEVNGKTDASDHQPILIELAD from the coding sequence ATGCGGTTGGTCACGTGGAATATCCAGTGCGGAAAGGGTTGCGATGGCGTGACCGACCTGGCGCGGATCGTTGCCGTCGCGAAGGAAATGGCCGACGCCGATGTCTTCTGTTTCCAGGAGGTATCTTCCGGTTTTTCCAAACTCGATGGCGATATGGATCAAAGTGCGCAAATTGCTGCACTGCTACCCGGTTATCTGCCGGTGTTTAGACCGGCTATCGAAACGATGGACAGCGCGAACGTATTACACCAATTCGGGAACATGACGCTGTCGCGCTTGCCGATCTTGCAGATTGCCAATCACCTTCTGCCGTGGCCGGGAGCAGGTGCCATGCGCAGCATGCGCCGTCACGCGCTGGAGGTCACGGTTCAGGCCGCGTTCGGCGCTCTGCGGATCGTCAACACGCATCTCGAATATCACTCTGCAGGCCAGCGCGAAGCCCAGATTACCCGGCTGCTGGACCTGCAGCAGGAAGCCTCGACGAGCCCCAAAGTGTCCGATTCCCAACACAACGACCCTTACGGAGGTCAGACGGTGGCAGCGTCGAGCCTACTGTGCGGTGATTTCAACTTCGATGTGTCTGATTCGCAGCACGCGTTGATTCATCAATCGGTGCGTTCCGGCCTCAACTATCGGGACGCATGGACCATCTGTCACCCGGGCCAATCGAGATCGCCGACCTGCGGACTTTACGATCATGCGCAGTGGGTTGATGGCCCCGACTGTCGCGATTTTATTTTCACGACAGAAGATTTGACCGGTCTGGTCCGCCGCGTCGAAGTCAACGGCAAGACCGACGCCTCCGATCATCAACCCATCCTCATCGAACTCGCTGATTGA
- a CDS encoding glycerophosphodiester phosphodiesterase family protein, which translates to MVFIAGHRGARDLWPENSLLGFRNLSGLGVEAVEFDIHQSADGGLVVIHDPLLDRTTHDTGPVGVRTLKQLTATRLRDAGEECIPTLDAVLDLFSDSPLELHIEIKTDAFGNPYPGIEERLVDAVKRRGLEQRAVLTCFVPGAIEIVRRLNPQARVLVSLDRRSAEMMGGMATALDRLAAIPDCIVAIEKSLLALALPLALKVLGRDRLGAWVTNEPQEIAHWLAQPVRQITTDRPDLAVNIRREMISAAAPS; encoded by the coding sequence ATGGTTTTCATCGCCGGACACCGCGGCGCTCGCGACCTTTGGCCGGAGAACAGTCTGCTCGGCTTCCGCAATCTAAGCGGACTTGGCGTCGAGGCGGTCGAGTTCGACATTCACCAGAGCGCCGACGGTGGGCTCGTTGTCATTCACGATCCGCTGCTCGATCGCACCACGCATGACACCGGACCGGTCGGGGTCCGTACGTTGAAGCAATTGACCGCGACGCGCCTGCGCGACGCCGGCGAGGAATGCATTCCGACGCTTGATGCCGTGCTCGACCTGTTCAGCGATTCACCGCTCGAACTTCACATCGAGATCAAGACCGACGCCTTCGGCAATCCCTATCCGGGCATCGAAGAGCGTCTGGTCGACGCGGTGAAGCGGCGCGGACTCGAGCAACGCGCCGTGCTCACCTGCTTCGTGCCTGGCGCGATCGAGATTGTGCGACGGCTGAACCCGCAGGCGCGGGTGCTGGTCTCGCTGGACCGCCGGTCGGCGGAGATGATGGGCGGCATGGCGACGGCGCTCGACCGTCTGGCCGCCATTCCCGACTGCATCGTGGCGATCGAGAAGTCGCTGCTGGCGCTGGCGCTGCCGCTGGCGCTGAAAGTTCTGGGTCGCGACCGGCTCGGTGCCTGGGTGACGAACGAGCCGCAGGAGATCGCCCACTGGCTGGCGCAGCCGGTGCGGCAGATCACAACAGACCGGCCCGATCTCGCGGTGAATATCCGGCGCGAGATGATATCCGCGGCCGCGCCATCATGA
- a CDS encoding carbohydrate ABC transporter permease: MSDQLVMSSVARQARSHAWWNAVNAWLLLLPAAVLLLAFTHYPILATIRHSFFITRRNGTEAFVGLDSYHSMAADPIFWRALANNFWFALGTIPTSIALALLMAIWVNRNMRGRGFLRLAYFTPTVLPMIAVANIWLFFYTPDYGLLDQLRGLFGFGGWNWLGDPSTVMGCLIVMVIWKEAGFFMIFYLAALQQLSPDLEEAAAVEGASRWYTFRRITFPLLMPTTLFVAINAVINSFKLVDHLVIMTKGGPNNASTLLLYYIYEVAFTFQDSAYAATLTVVLLVLLSTVALIKFGYLDRRIHYQ, encoded by the coding sequence ATGTCCGATCAACTCGTCATGTCATCAGTTGCGCGCCAGGCGAGATCGCACGCGTGGTGGAACGCAGTGAACGCTTGGCTGCTGTTGTTGCCGGCGGCCGTGCTGCTGCTTGCGTTCACGCACTACCCGATATTGGCGACAATCCGGCATTCCTTCTTTATCACGCGCCGGAATGGCACCGAGGCCTTCGTCGGCCTTGACAGTTATCACTCGATGGCAGCCGATCCGATTTTCTGGAGAGCATTAGCCAACAATTTCTGGTTCGCGCTCGGTACCATTCCGACGTCGATCGCGCTGGCGCTGCTGATGGCGATCTGGGTCAACCGCAATATGCGAGGACGCGGCTTCCTGCGGCTCGCTTATTTCACGCCCACCGTGCTGCCGATGATAGCGGTCGCAAACATCTGGCTGTTCTTCTATACGCCGGACTATGGATTGCTCGATCAGTTGCGCGGATTGTTCGGTTTCGGGGGCTGGAATTGGCTTGGCGATCCAAGCACGGTGATGGGCTGTTTGATCGTCATGGTGATCTGGAAGGAGGCCGGCTTCTTCATGATCTTCTATCTCGCCGCGCTTCAGCAGCTTTCGCCTGACCTCGAGGAGGCGGCGGCCGTGGAAGGAGCGAGCCGCTGGTACACGTTCCGGCGGATCACCTTCCCGTTGCTGATGCCGACCACGTTATTTGTGGCCATCAACGCGGTCATCAATTCATTCAAGTTGGTGGATCACCTTGTCATCATGACCAAAGGCGGCCCCAATAACGCAAGTACGTTGCTGCTGTATTACATCTATGAAGTTGCATTCACGTTCCAGGATTCGGCCTATGCAGCAACGCTGACCGTCGTGCTGCTGGTCTTGCTGAGCACCGTCGCATTGATCAAGTTCGGCTATCTTGATCGCAGGATCCACTATCAATGA
- a CDS encoding carbohydrate ABC transporter permease, translated as MNGRTHPLEAVAAWLLALLWLAPLAYAFWSALHPAAYATSFSLSAPWTLENFVRAWHQAPFGRYYLNTVILVVLILIGQLVLSTLAAYAFARFKFKGSGIAFALVLLQLMIMPDVLIVENYRMIGKLGLLDTIPAIALPYLASAFGIFLLRQTFKSVPLELVEAARVEGAGPLQILWRVYVPLARPTYVAFGLVSVSYHWNNFLWPLIVTNSVEARPLTVGLAVFGAPETGVDWSIITAATVMTMAPLLFAFLLFQRQFVQSFMRAGIR; from the coding sequence ATGAACGGGCGGACGCATCCTCTTGAGGCAGTTGCCGCGTGGCTTTTGGCGTTGCTGTGGCTTGCGCCGCTGGCCTACGCGTTCTGGAGCGCACTGCATCCTGCCGCTTATGCAACGTCGTTCAGCCTGTCTGCGCCCTGGACGCTGGAGAATTTTGTGCGGGCATGGCATCAGGCGCCGTTCGGTCGTTACTACTTGAATACGGTCATCCTGGTTGTTCTGATCCTGATCGGACAGCTCGTCCTCTCAACGCTGGCGGCCTACGCCTTCGCGCGCTTCAAGTTCAAAGGCAGCGGCATCGCGTTTGCGCTCGTCCTGCTCCAATTGATGATTATGCCCGACGTACTGATTGTCGAGAATTACCGCATGATCGGAAAGCTCGGATTGCTGGACACCATTCCGGCGATCGCGCTGCCGTATCTCGCGAGCGCGTTCGGCATCTTCCTGTTACGCCAGACATTCAAGAGTGTTCCGCTGGAGCTGGTGGAAGCGGCCCGGGTCGAGGGGGCAGGGCCGTTGCAGATCCTCTGGCGGGTTTACGTTCCGCTGGCGCGGCCCACCTATGTCGCGTTCGGTCTCGTTTCGGTCAGCTATCACTGGAACAATTTCCTGTGGCCGCTGATCGTCACGAATTCGGTCGAGGCGCGACCTCTGACGGTAGGGTTGGCGGTGTTCGGCGCACCGGAAACCGGCGTAGACTGGTCGATCATCACCGCCGCGACTGTAATGACGATGGCGCCCCTGTTGTTCGCGTTCCTGCTGTTCCAGCGGCAGTTCGTCCAATCCTTCATGCGCGCGGGTATCCGCTGA
- a CDS encoding alkaline phosphatase D family protein: MSSVMIPRRRFLTGSLASAAVASPFGIVRGAPVTFSTDPYTLGVASGCPREDSVILWTRLAPRPLEEGGMPASPVEVEWQVAEDEGFARIAAHGVVRATAELAHSVHAEAKGLRPGRVYWYRFRAGSAVSPVGRTRTAPAGGNSRFRFAFASCQQYEQGYYAAYRDMAARDLDLVVHLGDYIYEKSWGSRHVRQHGVGIPTTLAEFRNRYALYKSDADLQAAHAAFPWLSVWDDHEVADDYANDRSYTTRDPEHFLKIRAAAYQAYYEHMPLPPSARPHGPNATIYEHYRFGDMLDMLLLDDRQYRSAPACVNGGRPTWVQDCPERTEEMRSMLGRPQEQWLDARFQDRRGRWTVVAQQTLMAEAKRKDAESGDRFWMDGWDGYPNARRRLLDSIVTHKVRNPVVIGGDRHAYFAADLKREFSRPREPTIAAEFVGTSITSQGPGESGVRSALAGNPELIYANGEKRGYAVMELDSRSCTVGFEAVDDVKDAHSAVRRLATFVVEDGVPGVKAA; encoded by the coding sequence ATGAGCAGCGTCATGATTCCACGCCGGCGATTCCTCACCGGCTCGCTGGCCAGCGCCGCGGTGGCTTCGCCATTCGGGATCGTGCGCGGTGCGCCGGTGACGTTCAGCACGGATCCATACACGCTCGGCGTTGCGTCCGGCTGCCCGCGCGAGGACAGCGTCATCCTATGGACACGCCTCGCGCCGCGACCGCTCGAGGAGGGCGGGATGCCGGCTTCGCCGGTCGAGGTCGAGTGGCAGGTTGCGGAGGATGAAGGATTTGCGCGCATCGCAGCACACGGCGTCGTTCGCGCGACCGCGGAGCTTGCGCATTCGGTGCATGCCGAGGCGAAAGGCCTGCGGCCGGGCCGCGTCTACTGGTACCGGTTTCGCGCCGGGTCGGCGGTGAGCCCGGTCGGGCGCACCCGCACCGCGCCGGCAGGGGGCAATAGCCGATTCCGTTTTGCCTTCGCTTCCTGCCAGCAATACGAGCAGGGCTACTACGCCGCGTATCGCGACATGGCCGCGCGCGACCTCGATCTGGTCGTGCATCTCGGCGACTACATCTACGAGAAGTCCTGGGGCTCGCGCCACGTCCGCCAGCACGGCGTCGGGATTCCGACAACGCTTGCTGAATTCCGCAATCGCTACGCACTCTACAAATCCGACGCCGACCTGCAGGCCGCGCACGCCGCCTTTCCGTGGCTGTCGGTCTGGGACGACCACGAGGTAGCGGACGACTATGCCAATGATCGCTCCTACACGACGCGCGATCCGGAGCATTTCCTGAAAATCCGGGCCGCCGCCTATCAGGCCTATTACGAGCACATGCCGTTGCCGCCGTCGGCGCGTCCGCATGGCCCAAACGCGACCATCTACGAGCATTATCGTTTCGGCGACATGCTGGACATGCTGCTGCTCGATGACCGTCAATATCGCTCCGCGCCAGCCTGCGTGAATGGCGGACGTCCGACATGGGTACAGGACTGCCCGGAGCGCACGGAAGAGATGCGTAGCATGCTCGGGCGTCCGCAGGAGCAATGGCTTGATGCACGGTTCCAAGACAGGCGCGGGCGCTGGACCGTCGTGGCGCAGCAGACCTTGATGGCTGAAGCCAAGCGAAAAGACGCCGAGAGCGGTGACCGCTTTTGGATGGATGGCTGGGATGGATATCCCAATGCCCGCCGCCGCCTGCTCGATTCGATCGTCACACACAAGGTGCGCAATCCGGTCGTCATCGGCGGTGACCGCCACGCTTACTTTGCTGCCGATCTCAAGCGCGAGTTTTCGCGACCGCGTGAGCCGACCATCGCGGCCGAATTCGTCGGCACCTCGATCACCTCGCAAGGGCCAGGCGAGAGCGGCGTGCGCAGCGCGCTCGCCGGCAACCCGGAACTGATCTATGCCAATGGCGAGAAGCGCGGTTACGCGGTTATGGAGCTCGATTCGCGATCCTGCACGGTCGGCTTCGAGGCGGTCGACGACGTCAAGGACGCGCACAGCGCGGTGCGTCGGCTCGCAACCTTCGTGGTCGAGGATGGCGTGCCCGGCGTGAAGGCAGCCTGA
- a CDS encoding ABC transporter permease subunit, producing the protein MVERAPVLDTICHAILIAGALLVCVPLYFAFVAGSLTIAEVQKVPLPWLPGGQFVANLQAAWAKADFSRTFLNSIVVAVGITAGKIAVSLLSAFAITYFRFRYRMLAFWLIFMSLMLPIEVRIVPTFEAVANAALPLQWLADMLHVADFWKWISGHDVTITLEWNMVNTYPGLILPLIASATATFLFRQFFLTVPDELCEAARLDGASPLRFFWSILLPLSVSNIIALAIILFLFGWNQYLWPLLFTTDKDMATAVIALKNLIPRSDSEPAWNIAMSGALLTMLPPTMVILLLQRWFLKGLIDSSK; encoded by the coding sequence ATGGTGGAACGAGCGCCCGTCCTCGACACGATCTGCCACGCGATCCTGATCGCCGGCGCGCTATTGGTGTGCGTGCCGCTTTACTTTGCGTTTGTCGCGGGGTCGCTGACGATCGCCGAGGTGCAGAAGGTGCCGCTGCCGTGGCTGCCGGGAGGCCAGTTTGTCGCCAATCTGCAGGCGGCATGGGCCAAGGCCGATTTCAGCCGCACGTTCCTCAATTCCATTGTGGTGGCGGTTGGCATCACCGCCGGCAAGATCGCGGTGTCGTTACTCTCCGCCTTCGCCATCACTTATTTCCGCTTCCGTTACCGGATGTTGGCGTTCTGGCTGATCTTTATGTCGTTGATGCTGCCGATCGAGGTTCGGATCGTGCCGACGTTCGAAGCGGTGGCGAATGCCGCGCTGCCGCTGCAATGGCTCGCCGATATGCTTCACGTTGCCGATTTCTGGAAATGGATCAGCGGTCACGATGTTACGATCACGCTGGAATGGAACATGGTCAATACCTATCCGGGGCTGATCCTGCCGCTGATAGCGTCGGCCACCGCAACCTTCCTGTTCCGGCAATTCTTCCTCACCGTACCGGATGAATTGTGTGAGGCCGCAAGGCTCGACGGCGCGTCGCCGCTGCGTTTCTTTTGGAGCATCCTGCTGCCGCTGTCGGTCTCGAACATCATCGCACTCGCGATCATCCTGTTCCTGTTCGGCTGGAACCAGTATCTGTGGCCGTTGCTGTTCACCACCGACAAGGACATGGCGACCGCCGTGATCGCGCTGAAGAACCTGATCCCGCGCTCCGACAGCGAGCCGGCCTGGAACATCGCCATGAGCGGCGCGCTGCTTACGATGCTGCCGCCGACGATGGTGATATTGCTGTTGCAGCGCTGGTTCCTCAAAGGGCTCATCGACAGCAGCAAATAG